The following are from one region of the Capsicum annuum cultivar UCD-10X-F1 chromosome 1, UCD10Xv1.1, whole genome shotgun sequence genome:
- the LOC107869146 gene encoding vacuolar protein sorting-associated protein 55 homolog encodes MADMPGYFRTCFHTGRLACLALLVAGGIVLQILACALYNNWWPMLTVIMYVILPMPLMFFAGSDTSSLYSESGSCWLEATKFLTGASTVGSIAIPIILKHAGVIGWGAMALELSSFFVFVLSILTYLGMSSEDDGYSMF; translated from the exons ATGGCAGACATGCCAGGTTATTTCAGAACATGCTTTCACACAGGGAGGCTTGCGTGTTTGGCATTGTTAGTAGCTGGAGGGATTGTATTGCAAATACTG GCATGTGCTTTGTACAATAACTGGTGGCCAATGTTGACAG TTATAATGTATGTCATTCTGCCCATGCCTTTGATGTTCTTTGCTGGTTCAGATACTTCCAGTCTCTACTCCGAATCTGGAAGCTG TTGGCTAGAAGCAACTAAGTTTTTGACAGGAGCTTCCACCGTTGGCAGCATTGCAATTCCGATTATTTTAAAGCATGCTGGTGTAATTGGTTGGGGAGCCATGGCATTGGAGCTCTcctccttttttgtttttgtactGTCCATCTTGACTTATCTTGGGATGAGTAGTGAAGACGATGGATATAGTATGTTCTGA